From a region of the Pseudomonadota bacterium genome:
- a CDS encoding 50S ribosomal protein L7/L12 — protein MAVSKEDILETISNMSVMEVVDLISAMEEKFGVSAAAAVAAMPMAAAGGGEAAAEEKTEFDVVLASFGANKVGVIKAVRAITGLGLKEAKDLVEGAPSAVKEGAGKDEAAEIKKQLEEAGATVELK, from the coding sequence ATGGCTGTATCCAAAGAAGACATTCTGGAAACCATTTCCAACATGAGCGTTATGGAGGTTGTTGATCTGATCTCCGCGATGGAAGAGAAGTTCGGTGTTTCCGCCGCCGCTGCCGTGGCCGCCATGCCGATGGCTGCCGCCGGTGGTGGTGAAGCCGCTGCCGAAGAGAAGACCGAGTTTGATGTTGTGCTGGCCAGTTTCGGCGCCAATAAGGTGGGCGTCATCAAGGCGGTACGTGCTATTACCGGTCTGGGCCTGAAAGAGGCCAAGGATCTGGTCGAAGGTGCACCGTCCGCCGTCAAGGAAGGCGCCGGCAAGGACGAGGCAGCGGAGATCAAGAAGCAGTTGGAAGAGGCGGGAGCGACTGTCGAGCTCAAATAA
- a CDS encoding 50S ribosomal protein L1, whose amino-acid sequence MAKLTKRVKAARELLQFGKLYTVDEALALLKEVPSAKFRESVDVAVNLGVDPRKSDQVVRGSTVLPRGTGKAVRVAVFAQGAAAEAAKEAGADIVGMDDLAEKVKGGTMDFDVVIAAPDAMRVVGQLGQILGPRGLMPNPKVGTVTSDVAGAVKNAKAGQVRYRTDKGGIIHCTIGKLDFEVAALKENLDALMGDLKKAKPSASKGIYVKKITVSTTMGPGVAVDTSTVA is encoded by the coding sequence ATGGCCAAGTTAACCAAGCGTGTCAAGGCCGCTCGTGAACTTCTGCAGTTCGGCAAGCTCTACACCGTGGACGAGGCGCTGGCGCTATTGAAAGAGGTGCCAAGCGCGAAATTCCGCGAGTCGGTGGATGTGGCGGTCAACCTGGGTGTTGACCCGCGCAAATCCGATCAGGTGGTTCGCGGTTCGACCGTGCTGCCGCGTGGTACCGGCAAGGCGGTGCGTGTCGCGGTTTTCGCCCAGGGCGCGGCAGCCGAGGCCGCCAAAGAGGCGGGTGCCGATATTGTCGGCATGGACGATCTGGCGGAGAAGGTCAAGGGCGGCACTATGGATTTCGATGTCGTCATTGCTGCTCCCGACGCGATGCGTGTTGTCGGTCAGTTGGGCCAGATCCTCGGCCCGCGTGGGTTGATGCCCAACCCCAAGGTCGGCACCGTGACCTCCGACGTCGCGGGCGCGGTGAAGAATGCCAAGGCGGGTCAGGTGCGTTACCGCACCGATAAGGGCGGCATCATCCACTGCACCATCGGCAAGCTCGATTTCGAGGTGGCGGCACTGAAAGAGAATCTGGATGCGCTGATGGGTGACCTGAAGAAGGCCAAACCGAGCGCTTCCAAGGGAATTTATGTCAAGAAAATTACCGTCTCCACGACCATGGGGCCGGGTGTAGCCGTCGATACCAGTACGGTTGCATAA
- the rpoB gene encoding DNA-directed RNA polymerase subunit beta, whose protein sequence is MGYSYTEKKRIRKDFGKRPSILEVPYLLAIQLDSYKKFLQTDKAAESRNDIGLHAAFKSVFPIASYSGNAMLEYVSYRLGEPVYDVKECQLRGMTYAAPLRVKVRLVIYDKEASGTPKPVKDIREQEVYMGELPLMTENGTFVINGTDRVIVSQLHRSPGVFFEHDKGKTHSSGKLLFSARVIPYRGSWLDFEFDPKDCVFVRIDRRRKLPATILLRALGMDNEQILSVFFDTNHFTLAKGKFGLALVPERLRGETARFDIKVKSKVIVEEGRRITARHIKELESAGVKKLEVPREYLMGKTLAHNVVDTESGELLAAANDEITDELLEKLLESGTKEIRTIYTNDLDCGPYVSDTLRIDSTSTQMEALVEIYRMMRPGEPPTVDAAQNLFNNLFFSEDRYDLSAVGRMKFNRRVGRKEIEGGGVLSSDDILDVIRTLIEIRNGKGTVDDIDHLGNRRIRSVGEMAENQFRIGLVRVERAVKERLNLAESEGLMPQELINAKPVSAAVKEFFGSSQLSQFMDQNNPLSEVTHKRRISALGPGGLTRERAGFEVRDVHPTHYGRVCPIETPEGPNIGLINSLAVYARTNDYGFLETPYRKVVNQKVTDEVEFLSAIDEPHFVIAQANATLDDKGKLADELVSCRHQNEFTLSTPDRVEYMDISPRQIVSVAAALIPFLEHDDANRALMGSNMQRQAVPTLRAEKPLVGTGIERTVAIDSGVTVVARRGGVVDSVDAARIVVRVNDDETIAGEPGVDIYNLTKYTRSNQNTCINQRPLVKVGDQISRFDVLADGPSTDLGELALGQNLLVAFMPWNGYNFEDSILISERVVQEDRYTTIHIEELACVARDTKLGSEEVTADIPNVGEAALSKLDESGIVYIGAEVKAGDILVGKVTPKGETQLTPEEKLLRAIFGEKASDVKDTSLRVPTGMEGTVIDVHVLTRDGVEKDARALQIEEAELSQVRKDLKDQLRILEEDVFQRIEKMLVGKVAEGGPKGLKAGAKLTKAYLDELPRDKWFEIRLKNDEANGQLEKAAEQLKQQREEADHKYEEKKRKITSGDDLAPGVLKMVKVYLAVKRRIQPGDKMAGRHGNKGVISIIVPVEDMPYMEDGTPVDVVLNPLGVPSRMNVGQVLETHLGWAAKGLGNKIGAMLDAQAKTTEIRKFLDQIYHTGGNRKEDLKSMDDAEIVELADNLRSGVPMATPVFDGASEAEIKQMLALADLPGSGQTTLYNGRTGEAFERPVTVGYMYMLKLNHLVDDKVHARSTGPYSLVTQQPLGGKAQFGGQRFGEMEVWALEAYGAAYTLQEMLTVKSDDVAGRTKMYKNIVDGDHRMEAGMPESFNVLVKEIRALGINIELEQD, encoded by the coding sequence ATGGGCTACTCCTACACCGAGAAAAAACGCATTCGCAAGGATTTCGGTAAGCGTCCCAGCATCCTCGAGGTGCCCTACCTGCTGGCTATCCAGCTTGATTCTTACAAGAAGTTTCTGCAGACCGACAAGGCTGCGGAGAGTCGCAACGACATTGGTCTGCATGCCGCTTTCAAGTCGGTATTTCCCATCGCCAGTTACTCCGGCAATGCAATGCTGGAGTATGTCAGCTACCGGCTGGGTGAACCTGTCTATGATGTCAAGGAGTGTCAGCTGCGTGGCATGACCTACGCGGCGCCGTTGCGCGTCAAGGTGCGCCTGGTCATTTACGACAAGGAAGCTTCCGGCACCCCGAAACCGGTCAAGGATATCCGCGAGCAGGAAGTCTACATGGGTGAACTGCCGCTGATGACCGAGAACGGGACTTTCGTGATCAACGGTACGGATCGTGTCATCGTCTCGCAGCTCCACCGTTCGCCCGGCGTGTTCTTCGAGCACGACAAGGGCAAGACCCACTCATCCGGTAAGCTGCTGTTTTCGGCGCGTGTGATTCCTTACCGCGGCTCGTGGCTCGACTTCGAATTCGACCCCAAAGATTGCGTCTTCGTGCGCATCGATCGCCGCCGCAAGTTGCCGGCGACCATCCTGCTGCGCGCCTTGGGCATGGACAACGAACAGATACTGAGCGTCTTTTTCGACACCAATCACTTTACCCTGGCGAAGGGAAAATTCGGTCTGGCGCTGGTGCCCGAACGCCTGCGTGGCGAGACGGCCCGTTTTGATATCAAGGTCAAGAGCAAGGTGATCGTCGAAGAGGGGCGCCGCATCACCGCACGCCACATTAAGGAGTTGGAAAGCGCAGGTGTCAAAAAGCTGGAAGTGCCGCGCGAGTACCTGATGGGAAAAACATTGGCACACAATGTGGTCGACACCGAGAGCGGTGAACTGCTGGCCGCGGCCAATGACGAGATCACCGATGAGCTGCTCGAGAAGCTGCTCGAGAGCGGTACCAAGGAGATCCGTACCATCTACACCAACGATCTCGACTGCGGGCCGTATGTCTCCGATACCCTGCGCATCGATTCCACCTCGACCCAGATGGAGGCGTTGGTGGAGATCTATCGCATGATGCGCCCCGGTGAACCACCTACGGTCGATGCGGCTCAGAATCTGTTCAACAACCTGTTCTTCTCCGAAGATCGGTACGATCTCTCCGCCGTCGGACGCATGAAGTTCAATCGTCGCGTCGGTCGCAAAGAGATCGAGGGCGGCGGCGTGCTCTCCAGCGACGATATACTGGATGTCATCCGCACGCTGATTGAGATCCGTAACGGCAAGGGCACGGTGGATGACATCGATCACCTGGGTAACCGTCGCATCCGTAGCGTCGGCGAAATGGCGGAGAATCAGTTCCGCATCGGCCTGGTGCGCGTCGAGCGCGCCGTCAAAGAGCGCCTGAATCTGGCCGAATCCGAAGGCTTGATGCCGCAGGAGCTGATCAACGCCAAACCGGTCTCGGCTGCAGTCAAGGAGTTCTTTGGATCCTCGCAGCTGTCGCAGTTCATGGATCAGAACAATCCGCTCTCCGAGGTGACGCACAAGCGCCGTATCTCGGCCCTGGGCCCGGGTGGGTTGACCCGCGAGCGGGCAGGCTTCGAGGTGCGCGACGTGCATCCGACCCACTATGGCCGTGTCTGCCCGATCGAGACGCCCGAAGGCCCCAATATCGGTCTGATCAACTCGCTGGCGGTCTACGCGCGCACCAATGACTATGGTTTCCTGGAGACGCCCTACCGTAAGGTGGTCAACCAGAAGGTGACCGACGAGGTGGAGTTCCTCTCGGCCATTGACGAGCCGCACTTTGTCATTGCGCAGGCGAATGCCACGCTCGACGACAAGGGCAAGCTGGCCGACGAGTTGGTCTCCTGTCGCCACCAGAACGAGTTCACTCTCTCGACGCCGGATCGCGTTGAATATATGGACATATCACCGCGCCAGATCGTCTCGGTGGCGGCGGCGCTGATCCCGTTTCTCGAGCACGACGATGCCAACCGCGCGCTGATGGGTTCGAACATGCAGCGCCAGGCGGTCCCGACGCTACGTGCCGAGAAACCGCTCGTGGGTACCGGGATCGAGCGGACGGTCGCCATCGACTCAGGTGTCACGGTTGTTGCGCGGCGCGGCGGCGTGGTGGATTCGGTTGACGCGGCACGTATCGTGGTGCGTGTGAACGACGATGAGACCATCGCCGGCGAACCCGGTGTCGATATCTACAATTTGACCAAATACACTCGCTCCAACCAGAACACCTGTATCAACCAGCGCCCTTTGGTGAAAGTCGGCGATCAGATCAGCCGCTTTGACGTGCTGGCCGACGGACCCTCGACGGATCTTGGCGAGCTGGCACTGGGACAGAATCTGCTGGTCGCCTTCATGCCCTGGAACGGCTACAACTTTGAGGATTCGATCCTTATCTCCGAGCGTGTGGTGCAGGAAGATCGCTACACTACCATCCATATCGAAGAGCTCGCCTGCGTCGCGCGCGATACCAAGCTCGGTTCCGAAGAGGTTACCGCCGACATTCCCAACGTCGGTGAAGCGGCGCTCTCCAAGCTCGATGAGTCTGGCATTGTCTATATCGGTGCCGAGGTCAAGGCGGGCGATATCCTGGTGGGTAAGGTGACGCCCAAGGGTGAGACACAGCTAACCCCCGAGGAGAAGCTGCTGCGCGCCATCTTTGGGGAGAAGGCATCCGATGTTAAGGACACCTCGCTGCGGGTACCGACCGGTATGGAAGGCACGGTCATCGACGTGCACGTGCTGACCCGTGACGGAGTCGAAAAGGACGCACGCGCACTGCAGATCGAAGAGGCCGAGCTGAGTCAGGTGCGCAAGGACCTCAAGGATCAGCTGCGTATTCTCGAAGAGGACGTCTTCCAGCGCATCGAGAAGATGCTGGTCGGCAAGGTGGCTGAAGGCGGACCCAAGGGGCTCAAGGCGGGCGCCAAGCTGACCAAGGCCTACCTTGATGAACTGCCGCGCGACAAATGGTTTGAGATCCGCCTCAAGAATGACGAGGCCAACGGGCAGTTGGAGAAGGCCGCCGAGCAGCTCAAACAGCAGCGCGAGGAAGCCGATCACAAGTATGAGGAGAAGAAGCGCAAGATTACCTCGGGCGATGATCTGGCGCCGGGCGTGTTGAAGATGGTCAAGGTCTACCTGGCCGTAAAACGCCGCATTCAGCCGGGGGACAAGATGGCGGGCCGGCACGGCAACAAGGGTGTTATCTCCATCATCGTCCCGGTGGAGGATATGCCGTACATGGAGGATGGCACACCTGTTGATGTGGTACTCAATCCGCTGGGTGTTCCCTCGCGAATGAATGTCGGGCAGGTGCTCGAGACCCATCTCGGTTGGGCCGCCAAGGGACTGGGCAACAAGATTGGCGCCATGCTCGATGCTCAGGCCAAAACCACCGAGATTCGCAAGTTCCTCGATCAGATCTATCACACCGGTGGTAACCGCAAAGAAGATCTGAAGAGCATGGACGATGCGGAGATCGTCGAGCTGGCGGATAATCTGCGCTCCGGCGTGCCCATGGCGACCCCGGTATTCGACGGCGCCAGCGAAGCGGAGATCAAGCAGATGCTGGCATTGGCAGACCTCCCGGGGTCGGGCCAGACGACGCTCTACAACGGGCGGACCGGTGAGGCCTTTGAACGTCCGGTTACCGTCGGCTACATGTACATGCTGAAGCTCAACCACCTGGTCGACGACAAGGTGCACGCGCGCTCGACCGGTCCCTACAGTCTCGTTACCCAGCAACCGCTGGGCGGTAAGGCGCAGTTCGGGGGGCAGCGCTTCGGCGAGATGGAGGTATGGGCCCTCGAGGCCTACGGCGCCGCCTATACCCTGCAGGAGATGCTCACCGTCAAGTCCGACGATGTGGCGGGTCGCACCAAGATGTACAAGAACATTGTCGACGGCGATCACCGTATGGAGGCCGGCATGCCCGAATCCTTCAACGTGCTGGTCAAAGAGATCCGCGCGCTGGGTATCAACATCGAGCTGGAGCAGGATTAG
- a CDS encoding 50S ribosomal protein L10 has translation MSLNLAQKQAVVAEVAEVASSALSAVAAEYRGLTVAQMTELRVKARDAGVAIRVVKNTLARRAFEGTEFECMGSALVGPLVLAFSQRDPGSAARVVRDFVKSNDKLVPKVIAIGGELVDAAQIERVASLPTREEALSLLMAVMKAPIEKFVRTLNEPTAKMVRTFAAIRDQKQAA, from the coding sequence GTGAGTCTTAACCTTGCGCAAAAGCAAGCTGTCGTTGCTGAAGTTGCCGAGGTTGCCAGCAGCGCGTTATCTGCGGTTGCCGCAGAGTATCGTGGTCTGACCGTCGCGCAGATGACCGAATTGCGGGTGAAGGCCCGTGACGCGGGCGTCGCTATTCGCGTCGTGAAGAACACGTTGGCGCGCCGCGCCTTCGAGGGGACCGAATTCGAGTGCATGGGTAGCGCACTGGTCGGTCCCTTGGTGCTTGCATTCTCGCAGCGGGATCCAGGTTCGGCGGCGCGTGTCGTGCGCGATTTCGTCAAGTCGAACGACAAACTGGTACCCAAGGTCATCGCCATCGGTGGTGAACTGGTCGACGCTGCGCAGATCGAACGGGTGGCGAGTCTGCCGACCCGTGAGGAGGCTCTCAGCTTGCTGATGGCCGTCATGAAGGCACCGATCGAAAAGTTCGTGCGTACACTCAACGAGCCAACAGCCAAGATGGTTCGCACGTTCGCGGCAATCCGGGATCAGAAGCAGGCCGCCTGA